One segment of Cardiocondyla obscurior isolate alpha-2009 linkage group LG13, Cobs3.1, whole genome shotgun sequence DNA contains the following:
- the LOC139107428 gene encoding venom protease-like — protein sequence MPASVPISISLLLVTILSSTHGKDIEESCNVDNSAGVCKSLQDCPSVYQELLAGKIPKGNCGFNGFNPIVCCPTTNKRITESTTESTTTTTTTTRNLIRPLALNGSRGSVARAKCAEAAKAVYGFILPPTSYLHKQPVNVSLCGFTTKKLIVGGKAAEAKEFPHMAAIGFDTPDGNIVWPCGGSLISKKIVLTAAHCMWTPDWGKPKWVRLGDLNLKETNDQAMPQTIAIADRIQHPDYKKPSEYHDIAILRLEKEAEYNAFVRPACLPVDLPDINENENVVATGWGLVDWSHEKGSDSLLKVTISVVSHETCNASFFDGISLELPDGIVNEWQICAGEDGKDTCQGDSGGPIAVFNDVHYCMYNIVGITSLGRDCGSISPGVYTRVYNYIPWIERTAWPEYF from the exons ATGCCAGCGAGCGTGCCGATCTCCATATCATTATTGCTGGTGACGATCCTATCGTCGACACACGGAAAAGACATTGAAG AGTCGTGCAATGTCGACAACTCCGCAGGTGTTTGTAAGTCTCTACAAGACTGCCCAAGTGTTTACCAGGAATTGTTGGCTGGGAAAATACCTAAAGGAAACTGCGGATTTAATGGCTTCAATCCGATAGTATGTTGCCCGAcaacaaataaaagaattacgGAATCGACAACGGAATCGACAACTACTACTACAACCACCACTCGTAATTTAATACGACCTTTAGCATTGAACGGATCAAGAGGATCTGTAGCACGAGCAA aatgcGCCGAAGCTGCAAAAGCTGTCTATGGTTTTATACTACCACCTACATCATATCTTCACAAGCAGCCTGTTAATGTATCTCTTTGTGGTTTCACAACGAAGAAACTGATTGTCGGTGGTAAAGCAGCTGAAGCGAAAGAATTCCCGCATATGGCAGCTATTGGTTTTGATACTCCCGATGGTAATATCGTATGGCCTTGCGGTGGAAGTTTAATTTCCAAGAAAATTGTTCTCACAGCGGCTCACTGTATGTGGACACCAGATTG gGGAAAACCAAAATGGGTGCGACTCGGTGATCTGAATCTCAAAGAAACGAATGACCAAGCGATGCCTCAGACAATTGCCATCGCGGATAGAATACAACATCCTGATTACAAAAAACCGTCCGAATACCATGATATAGCCATACTGCGTCTGGAAAAAGAAGCTGAATACAACGCGTTTGTCAGACCGGCATGTCTTCCAGTTGATTTGCCCGACataaatgaaaatgaaaatgtagTCGCTACAGGATGGGGTCTAGTCGATTGGT cTCATGAAAAAGGCTCAGAtagtttattaaaagttaCCATCAGTGTAGTTTCGCACGAAACTTGCAACGCAAGTTTCTTCGACGGCATTTCTCTAGAGCTTCCCGACGGGATTGTCAACGAGTGGCAAATATGTGCTGGAGAAGATGGGAAGGACACTTGCCAG GGTGATAGCGGAGGACCGATTGCTGTCTTTAATGATGTTCACTACTGCATGTACAACATAGTCGGAATCACCAGCCTTGGACGAGACTGTGGTAGCATCTCACCTGGCGTGTACACCCGAGTCTACAATTATATCCCTTGGATAGAAAGAACTGCATGGCCAGAATACTTTTAA
- the LOC139107733 gene encoding ovochymase-2-like: MIMAMTIATSLLILVLGSILSSIYGQDIGELCHVDNSTGVCTQLKNCQRVLQELSDGKTPRKTCGFVGFDPIICCPSTNLVSHDAIKMVPQLPDVNDTTTEDSVQPLTSTTSSDKLESFMHGFPTNHCMQDNYFGVCKYLSDCLKDNFELFYTRKKLSDCTMFNESPGKCCISKTKPVSQPVRPTSQLQTDVLNTVRNSMQPSSGYVSKIKCMENVQDIYNFVLLPKPILMFEKAPLTSCDIWKYKFAIINGTKAEHKEFPHMAAVGFGDFDAISWLCGGSLISSKFVLTAAHCAWTSEWGKAKWVRLGELNLAQARGSDTSQTIAIDESIIHPDYKYPQQYHDIAILRLEQEANYNQFVKPACLPVDWPDASGSEKAIATGWGVTNWANIKGSDDLLKVIIRLVSHESCNASFFDGISLALPQGIVDDWQICAGEDGKDTCQGDSGGPLSIFGTVHQCLYTVIGITSLGKACGDITPGVYTRVYHYIPWIEKIVWSEYFNISSNISSNQNLLGSILSSIYGQDIGGALVFFLLKICELSFWNEYVQCLFYTELCHVDNSTGVCTQLKNCQRVLQELSDGKTPRRTCGFVGFDPIICCPSTNLVSHDAIKMVPQLPDVNDTTTDDSVQPLTSTTSSDKLESFMQDFSTNHCVQDNYFGVCKHWRAECLEDNVEVFNTRRMWSYCETVNFDPGKCCISKTKPVSQPVRPTSQLQTDVLNTVRNSMQPSSGYVSKIKCMENVQDVYNLVLLPEPILSLENAGFTLCDNWKYRLSVINGIEAKRKEFPHMVAVGFGDFDAISWLCGGSLISSKFVLTAAHCAWTSEWGKAKWVRLGELNLAQARGSDTSQTIAIDESIIHPDYKYPQQYHDIAILRLEQEANYTQFVRPACLPVDWPDASGSEKAIATGWGVTNWANIKGSDDLLKVILRLVSHESCNASFFDGISLALPQGIVDDWQICAGGDGKDTCQGDSGGPLSIFGTVHQCLYTVIGITSLGKACGDITPGVYTRVYHYIPWIEKIVCLLVIGVPGRLQNFYCDLYLERGISTAFSRVLLAFHCSFYILLLPHKV; the protein is encoded by the exons ATGATAATGGCCATGACAATCGCCacatcgttattaattttagtgtTAGGATCAATTTTGTCGTCAATATATGGACAAGACATCGGAG aGTTATGCCACGTCGATAACTCCACGGGTGTTTgcacacaattaaaaaattgtcagAGAGTTCTTCAGGAATTATCGGATGGGAAAACCCCCAGGAAAACGTGCGGGTTTGTAGGCTTTGACCCAATAATATGTTGCCCATCAACAAATCTCGTAAGTCACGATGCGATTAAAATGGTGCCACAATTACCTGATGTGAATGATACGACTACCGAAGATTCAGTTCAACCTTTGACATCGACTACTTCATCGGATAAGTTGGAATCCTTCATGCATGGCTTTCCAACAA ACCATTGCATgcaagataattatttcggTGTATGTAAATATTTGAGTGACTGCctgaaagataattttgaGTTATTTTATACCAGAAAAAAGTTGAGTGATTGCACAATGTTTAACGAATCTCCTGGAAAATGTTGTATATCAAAAACGAAACCAGTTAGTCAACCAGTTAGACCGACGTCGCAATTACAAACAGATGTATTAAATACCGTACGTAATTCAATGCAACCTTCGAGTGGATACGTATCGAAAATAA AGTGCATGGAAAATGTACAGGATATCTACAATTTTGTACTACTACCCAAGCCAATTTTAATGTTTGAAAAAGCTCCACTTACCTCATGTGACAtttggaaatataaattcgcgataattaatggCACAAAGGCTGAACATAAAGAATTTCCGCACATGGCAGCTGTTGGTTTTGGTGATTTTGATGCAATCTCATGGCTTTGTGGCGGTAGTTTAATTTCTTCTAAATTTGTTCTAACAGCGGCCCACTGCGCTTGGACATCGGAGtg GGGAAAAGCAAAATGGGTAAGACTCGGTGAACTGAATCTTGCGCAGGCAAGAGGCAGCGATACTTCGCAGACAATCGCCATCGATGAGAGCATAATACATCCCGATTACAAATACCCGCAACAATACCATGACATAGCCATACTGCGTCTGGAGCAAGAAGCTAATTACAATCAATTCGTCAAACCGGCATGTCTTCCAGTTGACTGGCCCGATGCAAGTGGATCTGAGAAGGCAATCGCCACTGGATGGGGTGTAACCAACTGGG ctaATATCAAGGGCTCGGATGATTTATTAAAGGTGATAATTAGATTGGTCTCGCATGAAAGTTGCAACGCGAGTTTTTTCGACGGCATTTCCCTGGCGCTCCCACAGGGAATTGTCGACGACTGGCAAATATGCGCGGGAGAAGACGGAAAAGATACCTGTCAG GGTGACAGTGGAGGACCACTCTCGATCTTCGGCACGGTCCACCAGTGTCTGTACACTGTAATTGGAATCACCAGTCTAGGAAAAGCTTGTGGCGACATCACACCTGGCGTGTACACCCGCGTTTATCATTATATTCCTTGGATAGAGAAAATTGTGTGGTcggaatattttaacatatcgTCAAACATATCGTCTAACCAAAACT tgtTAGGATCAATTTTGTCGTCAATATATGGACAAGACATCGGAGGTGCGTTAgtattctttttgttaaaaatatgcgAACTCTCGTTTTGGAACGAGTACGTTCAGTGCTTATTTTATACtg aGTTATGCCACGTCGATAACTCCACGGGTGTTTgcacacaattaaaaaattgtcagAGAGTTCTTCAGGAATTATCGGATGGGAAAACCCCCAGGAGAACGTGCGGGTTTGTAGGCTTTGACCCAATAATATGTTGCCCGTCAACAAATCTTGTAAGTCACGATGCGATTAAAATGGTGCCACAATTACCTGATGTGAATGATACGACTACCGATGATTCGGTTCAACCTTTAACATCGACTACTTCATCGGATAAGTTGGAATCCTTCATGCAAGACTTTTCAACAA aCCATTGCGTgcaagataattatttcggTGTATGTAAACATTGGAGAGCAGAGTGCCTGGAAGATAATGTTGAGGTATTCAACACCAGGAGAATGTGGAGTTATTGTGAAACGGTTAACTTTGATCCTGGAAAATGTTGTATATCAAAAACGAAACCAGTTAGTCAACCAGTTAGACCGACGTCGCAATTACAAACAGATGTATTAAATACCGTACGTAATTCAATGCAACCTTCGAGTGGATACGTATCGAAAATAA AGTGCATGGAAAATGTACAGGATGTCTACAATTTGGTACTACTGCCCGAGCCAATTTTAAGCCTTGAAAATGCTGGATTTACCTTATGTGACAATTGGAAATATAGATTATCGGTAATTAATGGCATAGAGGCTAAACGGAAAGAATTTCCGCACATGGTGGCTGTCGGTTTTGGTGATTTTGATGCAATCTCATGGCTTTGTGGCGGTAGTTTAATTTCTTCTAAATTTGTTCTAACAGCGGCCCACTGCGCTTGGACATCGGAGtg gggaAAAGCAAAATGGGTAAGACTCGGTGAACTGAATCTCGCGCAGGCAAGAGGCAGCGATACTTCGCAGACAATCGCCATCGATGAGAGCATAATACATCCCGATTACAAATACCCGCAACAATACCATGACATAGCCATACTGCGTCTGGAGCAAGAAGCTAATTACACCCAATTCGTCAGACCGGCATGTCTTCCAGTTGACTGGCCCGATGCAAGTGGATCTGAGAAGGCAATCGCCACTGGATGGGGTGTAACCAACTGGG ctaATATCAAGGGCTCGGACGATTTATTAAAGGTGATACTTAGATTGGTCTCGCATGAAAGTTGCAACGCGAGTTTTTTCGACGGTATTTCCCTGGCGCTCCCACAGGGAATTGTCGACGACTGGCAAATATGCGCGGGAGGAGACGGAAAAGATACCTGTCAG GGTGACAGTGGAGGACCACTCTCGATCTTCGGCACGGTCCACCAGTGTCTGTACACTGTAATTGGAATCACCAGTCTAGGAAAAGCTTGTGGTGACATCACACCTGGCGTGTACACCCGCGTTTATCATTATATTCCTTGGATAGAGAAAATTGTGTG